One region of Catenuloplanes indicus genomic DNA includes:
- a CDS encoding DUF6232 family protein, which produces MVTYYRDPAVEVTSDRIALGDRAYPIAALHRVWHRRGARRWSGVVNRGALGVLMLGPLVAAAFGILLALLLETSLMTTAAIVAASVVVGLAVVPVADLLLDRVDRSYDRGTRDLELWALIGGAPVLLLHSTDARRFNQIYRALQRAVESSTVTSR; this is translated from the coding sequence ATGGTCACGTACTACCGGGACCCGGCGGTGGAGGTAACGTCGGACCGGATAGCGCTCGGCGACCGGGCGTACCCGATCGCCGCCCTGCACCGCGTCTGGCACCGCCGCGGCGCCCGACGCTGGTCCGGCGTCGTCAACCGTGGCGCGCTCGGTGTGCTCATGCTCGGCCCGCTGGTCGCCGCCGCGTTCGGCATTCTGCTCGCGCTGCTGCTCGAGACGTCACTGATGACGACCGCCGCGATCGTTGCCGCGTCCGTGGTCGTCGGCCTGGCCGTCGTCCCGGTCGCCGACCTGCTCCTCGACCGGGTTGACCGCTCCTACGACCGGGGCACCCGCGACCTGGAACTGTGGGCCCTGATCGGCGGCGCCCCGGTCCTGCTCCTGCACAGCACGGACGCCCGCCGCTTCAACCAGATCTACCGCGCCCTCCAGCGCGCCGTCGAGAGCAGCACGGTCACCAGCCGGTAG
- a CDS encoding PAS domain-containing protein — translation MKRTAVRPTGIERTFADHEIIVTKTDMKGLLTYANDVFLRLSVFDEEEVIGKPHNIIRHPDMPRVVFKLLWDTLREGREIFAYVVNMASDGAEYWVLAHVTPSRDASGRIVGYHSSRRRPDRSAVNAVKELYARLRAEESRHRSPSEGLDASWRMLQDELAARGRTYEEFVFDLTLGAAGTTPATSSPSSLSPGSAPKDGRPNAGPAHAPRTGATNRKPIKIVRNVTSGRNA, via the coding sequence ATGAAACGTACAGCCGTGCGGCCGACCGGCATCGAGCGGACGTTCGCCGATCACGAGATCATCGTGACCAAGACGGACATGAAAGGCCTGCTCACGTACGCGAACGACGTATTCTTGCGCCTCTCCGTCTTCGACGAGGAAGAGGTGATCGGGAAGCCGCACAACATCATCCGGCATCCCGACATGCCCCGCGTCGTGTTCAAGCTGCTCTGGGACACGCTGCGCGAGGGCCGGGAGATCTTCGCCTATGTGGTGAACATGGCGTCGGACGGCGCGGAGTACTGGGTGCTCGCCCACGTCACGCCGTCCCGGGACGCGTCCGGCCGGATCGTCGGCTATCACTCGTCCCGGCGCCGCCCGGACCGGTCCGCGGTCAACGCGGTCAAGGAGCTCTACGCCCGGTTGCGCGCCGAGGAGTCGCGGCACCGCAGCCCGTCCGAAGGGCTGGACGCGTCGTGGCGCATGCTCCAGGACGAGCTCGCCGCGCGCGGCCGCACGTACGAGGAGTTCGTCTTCGACCTCACGCTCGGCGCCGCCGGGACGACGCCGGCCACATCGAGCCCGAGCTCGCTGAGCCCGGGCTCCGCCCCGAAGGACGGCCGGCCCAACGCCGGGCCGGCGCACGCGCCGCGCACCGGCGCCACGAACAGGAAACCCATCAAGATCGTGCGGAACGTGACGTCCGGCAGGAACGCGTGA
- a CDS encoding DUF6232 family protein has product MTVYYRDDSVEVTSSRLRVEAAAYPISQLEYVWHTRSRFTSRGAARRLVRWLIVTALTVPGVLLALFLIGLPFIQVDGDLNLGVLALGVAACVVLAIALAPLLEVPLTMLDRINDRGVEQHELWAQIVGEQVLLLQTHDATKFGQIYRAVQRAVEETG; this is encoded by the coding sequence GTGACGGTCTATTACCGGGACGACAGCGTCGAGGTGACCTCCAGCCGGCTCCGGGTCGAGGCCGCCGCCTACCCGATCTCGCAACTGGAGTACGTCTGGCACACGCGCAGCCGGTTCACCTCGCGCGGCGCGGCCCGGCGCCTGGTCCGCTGGCTGATCGTCACGGCGCTCACCGTCCCCGGCGTGCTGCTGGCGCTGTTCCTGATCGGACTGCCGTTCATCCAGGTCGACGGCGACCTGAACCTCGGCGTGCTGGCGCTCGGCGTGGCCGCCTGCGTGGTGCTGGCGATCGCGCTCGCACCGCTGCTGGAGGTCCCGCTCACCATGCTGGACCGGATCAACGACCGCGGCGTGGAACAGCACGAGCTGTGGGCGCAGATCGTCGGCGAACAGGTGTTGCTCCTGCAGACCCACGACGCGACGAAGTTCGGCCAGATCTACCGCGCGGTCCAGCGCGCGGTGGAGGAGACCGGCTGA
- a CDS encoding methyl-accepting chemotaxis protein: MRRRSKGPAPADGEALAVIAQICDRAAAGDLEARIPQLGDDPRAEAARQAVNRLLDTTDAFVRESGAALTASAENRFHRRFLPRGMRGSFEQAATTINLASDNMKEGVHAVDAAKVGRLELADQLESAVLTVSEQVATAATEMGATANNLSTFARDAVADAERGLGSVSSLRDASDQIRQAVDLITQIASQTRLLALNATIEAARAGEAGRGFSVVANEVKTLATETANSSESIINQVSTVQAAAVGAISVLERVTGNIREMSGLVEGIAAAVDGSHDANQAGLSQLAEVLRSEVSRFVTLVRES, encoded by the coding sequence GTGAGGCGCCGCTCCAAGGGGCCGGCGCCCGCCGACGGGGAGGCGCTGGCCGTCATCGCCCAGATCTGTGACCGCGCCGCGGCCGGTGACCTGGAGGCGCGGATCCCGCAGCTCGGCGACGACCCGCGGGCCGAGGCCGCCCGCCAGGCCGTGAACCGGCTGCTCGACACCACGGACGCGTTCGTCCGGGAGTCCGGCGCCGCGCTCACCGCGTCCGCCGAGAACCGGTTCCACCGCCGTTTCCTGCCGCGCGGCATGCGCGGCTCGTTCGAGCAGGCCGCCACCACGATCAACCTGGCCAGCGACAACATGAAGGAGGGCGTGCACGCGGTCGACGCGGCCAAGGTGGGCCGGCTGGAGCTCGCCGACCAGCTGGAGTCCGCCGTGCTCACGGTCTCCGAGCAGGTCGCGACCGCGGCCACCGAGATGGGCGCGACCGCGAACAACCTCTCCACGTTCGCCCGGGACGCGGTGGCGGACGCGGAGCGCGGGCTCGGCTCGGTCAGTTCGCTGCGCGACGCGTCCGACCAGATCCGCCAGGCCGTCGACCTGATCACCCAGATCGCGTCGCAGACCCGGCTGCTGGCGCTGAACGCGACCATCGAGGCCGCCCGCGCCGGCGAGGCCGGCCGCGGCTTCAGCGTGGTCGCGAACGAGGTCAAGACGCTCGCCACGGAGACCGCGAACTCCAGCGAGAGCATCATCAACCAGGTCTCCACGGTGCAGGCGGCCGCGGTCGGCGCGATCTCCGTCCTGGAGCGGGTGACCGGCAACATCCGCGAGATGTCCGGCCTGGTCGAGGGCATCGCGGCCGCGGTCGACGGCAGTCACGACGCCAACCAGGCCGGCCTGTCGCAGCTGGCCGAGGTGCTGCGCTCCGAGGTCAGCCGCTTCGTGACCCTGGTCCGCGAGTCCTAG
- a CDS encoding acetolactate synthase has protein sequence MTMIEGHGGELALAALRAYGVTEMFTLSGGHVFPLYDAAHKAGFPIYDVRHEQSAVFAAEAVAKLRRTPGLAVLTAGPGVTNGVSGLTSAFFNGSPVLVLGGRAPSFRWGSGSLQEIDHVPIVAPVTKHAATVASAPEIPAAIGAALSAALTPHRGPAFLDLPLEVVFSVASAEISPASVPRGEADADEVSRAVALLAGAEKPVIIAGSDVWAGDAVDALRAAAEALDVPVFTNGMGRGALPPGHRLAFSKARRAALKGADVVAVIGTPLDFRLGFGDFGAATVVHVVDAPSQRATHVTPAASPAGDLRAILTAFADHAGARTPHDDWVRGLRETEDAAGAKHAAEMTAESDPIKPGRVYGELRKVLEPDAITIGDGGDFVSYAGRYLEPARPGTWLDPGPYGCLGTGMGYAMGARVSYPDRQICVLMGDGAAGFSLMDAESLVRQNLPVVIVVGNNGIWGLEKHPMRAMYGYDVAADLQPELRYDDIVRALGGAGETVAKAGDLGPALERAFAAGVPYLVNVLTDPADAYPRSSNLA, from the coding sequence ATGACGATGATCGAGGGGCACGGCGGCGAACTGGCACTGGCGGCGCTGCGCGCGTACGGCGTCACGGAGATGTTCACGCTCTCCGGCGGGCATGTCTTCCCGCTGTACGACGCGGCGCACAAGGCCGGGTTCCCGATCTACGACGTACGGCACGAGCAGTCCGCGGTGTTCGCGGCGGAAGCGGTGGCGAAACTGCGCCGCACGCCCGGCCTTGCCGTGCTGACCGCGGGGCCGGGCGTGACCAACGGCGTGTCCGGGCTGACCAGCGCGTTCTTCAACGGGTCGCCGGTGCTGGTGCTGGGCGGGCGGGCGCCGTCGTTCCGCTGGGGCTCCGGATCGCTGCAGGAGATCGACCACGTGCCGATCGTGGCGCCGGTGACCAAGCACGCGGCCACGGTGGCGTCCGCGCCGGAGATCCCGGCCGCGATCGGCGCGGCGCTGTCCGCGGCACTGACGCCGCACCGCGGGCCGGCGTTCCTTGACCTGCCGCTGGAGGTGGTCTTCTCGGTGGCCTCGGCGGAGATCTCGCCCGCGTCCGTCCCGCGTGGCGAAGCCGACGCCGACGAGGTGTCCCGTGCGGTCGCGCTGCTGGCCGGCGCCGAGAAGCCGGTGATCATCGCTGGATCCGACGTCTGGGCGGGTGACGCCGTGGACGCGCTGCGGGCCGCGGCCGAGGCACTGGACGTGCCGGTGTTCACGAACGGCATGGGCCGCGGCGCGCTGCCGCCCGGCCACCGGCTGGCGTTCTCGAAGGCCCGCCGGGCCGCGCTGAAGGGCGCGGACGTGGTCGCGGTGATCGGCACGCCGCTGGACTTCCGGCTCGGCTTCGGCGACTTCGGCGCGGCCACGGTGGTGCACGTGGTGGACGCGCCGTCGCAGCGGGCCACGCACGTCACCCCGGCCGCGTCGCCCGCGGGTGACCTGCGGGCGATCCTCACCGCGTTCGCGGACCACGCCGGCGCGCGTACGCCGCACGACGACTGGGTGCGCGGGCTGCGCGAGACCGAGGACGCCGCGGGCGCGAAGCACGCGGCGGAGATGACCGCGGAGAGCGACCCGATCAAGCCGGGCCGGGTCTACGGCGAGCTGCGCAAGGTGCTGGAACCGGACGCGATCACGATCGGCGACGGCGGCGACTTCGTGTCGTACGCGGGCCGCTACCTGGAACCGGCGCGGCCCGGAACCTGGCTGGACCCGGGCCCGTACGGCTGCCTCGGCACCGGCATGGGCTACGCGATGGGCGCCCGGGTGAGCTACCCGGACCGGCAGATCTGCGTGCTGATGGGCGACGGCGCGGCCGGGTTCTCCCTGATGGACGCGGAGTCGCTGGTCCGGCAGAACCTTCCGGTGGTGATCGTGGTCGGCAACAACGGCATCTGGGGCCTGGAGAAACACCCGATGCGCGCGATGTACGGGTACGACGTGGCCGCCGATCTCCAGCCGGAACTGCGCTACGACGACATCGTGCGCGCGCTGGGCGGCGCGGGCGAGACCGTGGCCAAGGCGGGCGACCTCGGGCCGGCGCTGGAGCGGGCGTTCGCGGCGGGGGTTCCGTACCTGGTCAACGTGCTGACCGACCCGGCGGACGCCTATCCGCGGTCGAGCAACCTGGCCTAG
- a CDS encoding YidH family protein, producing MLKSWFDPRDVQRVGSTPDYRFSLANERTFLAWVRTGLALVAGGLAAFQFLPRMPATYLRETIAVVLLLLGGAVAFHSVRHWTRTERAMRLDEDLPPSHFPALLAGGVTLGALVLAATLLLQAFR from the coding sequence CTGCTCAAGAGCTGGTTCGATCCCCGGGACGTGCAGCGGGTCGGCTCCACCCCGGACTACCGCTTCTCGCTGGCGAACGAGCGCACGTTCCTCGCCTGGGTGCGTACCGGGCTGGCGCTGGTGGCGGGCGGGCTGGCCGCGTTCCAGTTCCTGCCGCGAATGCCGGCGACGTACCTGCGCGAGACGATCGCGGTGGTGCTGCTGCTGCTCGGCGGCGCGGTCGCGTTCCACTCGGTGCGGCACTGGACGCGCACCGAGCGGGCCATGCGCCTGGACGAGGACCTGCCGCCGTCGCACTTCCCGGCGCTGCTGGCCGGCGGCGTCACGCTGGGCGCGCTGGTCCTCGCGGCGACGCTGCTGCTCCAGGCGTTCCGATGA
- a CDS encoding ABC transporter permease subunit: MNLLHAEARRLVARRFVQLMVVLLIGTCLIAVVSTVASSHTPTDAELREATEQAATNYGYARQDYEMCRTQRPGATCVAPDPADFRPEDQLYGTFVFAREISGLVYFVAAFLSLFGFLVGASFVGAEMSSGGLTNLLLWRPRRPLVLGAKLAVAVGAVLALSVVVTVAYIAAFWGVSTVSGFSGDTSGTFWPDLVLITVRALLLVLGATVVGFSLAALGRHTAAALGVVAAYVVLWEIGLRIVLTTVETPKADQWMLSSYLAAFVNGRVTLWNSACATPDCTAEYVLTWVDGTLVGGAVTVLTAVAAFVLTQRRDMA; this comes from the coding sequence GTGAACCTGCTCCACGCCGAGGCCCGCCGCCTGGTCGCGCGCCGGTTCGTACAGCTGATGGTGGTGCTCCTGATCGGCACCTGCCTGATCGCGGTGGTCAGCACCGTGGCCAGTTCGCACACGCCGACCGATGCGGAGCTGCGCGAGGCCACCGAGCAGGCGGCCACCAACTACGGGTACGCCCGCCAGGACTACGAGATGTGCCGGACCCAGCGGCCCGGCGCGACCTGCGTGGCGCCGGATCCGGCCGACTTCCGGCCGGAGGACCAGCTCTACGGCACGTTCGTCTTCGCCCGCGAGATCAGCGGCCTGGTCTACTTCGTGGCCGCGTTCCTGTCGCTGTTCGGCTTCCTGGTCGGCGCGTCGTTCGTCGGCGCCGAGATGTCCTCCGGCGGCCTGACGAACCTGCTGCTCTGGCGCCCACGGCGGCCGCTCGTGCTGGGCGCGAAGCTGGCCGTGGCGGTAGGCGCGGTGCTCGCGCTCTCGGTCGTGGTGACCGTCGCCTACATCGCCGCGTTCTGGGGCGTGAGCACGGTCAGCGGCTTCTCCGGCGACACCTCCGGCACGTTCTGGCCGGACCTGGTGCTGATCACCGTACGCGCGCTGCTGCTGGTGCTGGGCGCCACCGTGGTCGGGTTCTCGCTGGCCGCGCTGGGCCGGCACACCGCGGCCGCGCTCGGCGTGGTCGCGGCGTACGTGGTGCTGTGGGAGATCGGCCTGCGGATCGTGCTGACCACCGTGGAGACCCCGAAGGCGGACCAATGGATGCTCAGCAGCTATCTGGCCGCGTTCGTGAACGGGCGGGTGACGCTCTGGAACTCCGCCTGCGCGACGCCGGACTGCACCGCCGAGTACGTGCTGACCTGGGTGGACGGCACGCTGGTCGGCGGCGCGGTGACGGTGCTGACCGCGGTGGCCGCGTTCGTACTGACCCAGCGGCGGGACATGGCCTGA
- a CDS encoding enoyl-CoA hydratase/isomerase family protein has protein sequence MGEFVRLEIADGIGTIRLDRPPMNALNTQVQEELRAAATAAADDGTVRAVVVHGGEKVFAAGADIKEMAGMDYARMSARAGALSSAFDAVARIPKPVVAAITGYALGGGCELALACDWRVVAEDAKLGQPEIKLGVIPGAGGTQRLARLIGPARAKDLIFTGRMVGADEALRIGLADRVVPAADVHATAVELVSAFRDGPALALRAAKAAIDGGLQMDLAAGLAWESQLFASLFATRDQKIGMDAFVAKQKPGFTGS, from the coding sequence ATGGGCGAGTTCGTACGGCTGGAGATCGCGGACGGCATCGGCACGATCCGGCTGGACCGGCCGCCGATGAACGCGCTGAACACGCAGGTCCAGGAGGAGCTGCGGGCGGCGGCCACGGCCGCGGCCGACGACGGCACGGTCCGCGCGGTGGTGGTCCACGGCGGCGAGAAGGTCTTCGCGGCCGGTGCGGACATCAAGGAGATGGCCGGCATGGACTACGCCCGGATGAGCGCCCGGGCCGGCGCGCTCTCCAGCGCGTTCGACGCGGTCGCGCGCATCCCGAAGCCGGTCGTCGCCGCGATCACCGGGTACGCGCTGGGCGGCGGCTGCGAACTCGCGCTGGCCTGCGACTGGCGGGTCGTCGCGGAGGACGCCAAGCTGGGCCAGCCGGAGATCAAGCTGGGCGTGATCCCGGGCGCGGGCGGCACGCAGCGACTGGCCCGGCTGATCGGCCCGGCCCGCGCCAAGGACCTGATCTTCACCGGGCGGATGGTGGGCGCGGACGAGGCACTGCGGATCGGGCTGGCCGACCGGGTGGTGCCGGCGGCCGACGTCCACGCCACCGCGGTCGAGCTGGTGTCCGCGTTCCGGGACGGCCCGGCACTGGCGCTGCGCGCGGCGAAGGCCGCGATCGACGGCGGGCTCCAGATGGACCTCGCGGCCGGTCTCGCCTGGGAGAGCCAGCTGTTCGCGTCGCTGTTCGCCACCCGGGACCAGAAGATCGGGATGGACGCGTTCGTGGCGAAGCAGAAACCCGGATTCACCGGTTCCTGA
- a CDS encoding PLD nuclease N-terminal domain-containing protein translates to MARLFALVFLLQIAMAVVALISCLSAEPEEIRRLPRLAWAAVIVLLPVAGPVLWFMAGRARPDRGAQAPRRPLAPDDDPDFLRTLDADKARRDREQFERWEEDLRRREEELRRDEDPKNPELRNGDA, encoded by the coding sequence ATGGCTCGACTGTTCGCGCTCGTCTTCCTGCTGCAGATCGCGATGGCGGTCGTGGCCCTGATCAGCTGCCTCTCCGCGGAGCCGGAGGAGATCCGCCGCCTGCCGCGACTGGCGTGGGCGGCGGTGATCGTGCTGCTCCCGGTGGCCGGCCCGGTCCTCTGGTTCATGGCCGGAAGGGCCCGGCCGGACCGCGGTGCACAGGCACCGCGCCGGCCGCTCGCGCCGGACGACGACCCGGACTTCCTGCGCACGCTGGACGCGGACAAGGCACGCCGCGACCGGGAGCAGTTCGAGCGGTGGGAGGAGGACCTCCGCCGGCGCGAGGAGGAGCTGCGCCGCGACGAGGACCCGAAGAACCCGGAGCTGCGCAACGGCGACGCCTGA
- a CDS encoding ribokinase produces the protein MTRVVVAGSANMDLVGIAPRLPQPGETVLGTEFLQMPGGKGANQAIAAARAGAQTCFLGAIGSDAFGVTLKARLGASGVDASGVRIVYGTSGVAVIMVDTKGENSIIATPGANAAFTRLTDPELAAVRDADVLVCQLEIPVETVTEAAVTARAAGTRVILNAAPARQLPAELLDAVDLLVVNEGEAAVITGKGRDEPRALLDYVPRAVLTLGAEGACFVDRDGTDLRVPPFAVETVDSTAAGDAFTGALAVAWGEGRELSDAVRWACAAGAACVRRLGASNSLPTRADIDALFARPA, from the coding sequence ATGACTCGGGTGGTCGTCGCCGGCAGCGCGAACATGGACCTGGTCGGGATCGCGCCGCGGCTGCCGCAACCCGGCGAGACCGTGCTCGGCACCGAGTTCCTGCAGATGCCCGGCGGCAAGGGCGCGAACCAGGCGATCGCGGCCGCGCGCGCCGGCGCGCAGACCTGCTTCCTGGGCGCGATCGGGTCGGACGCGTTCGGCGTGACGCTGAAGGCCCGGCTCGGCGCGTCCGGCGTGGACGCATCCGGGGTCCGGATCGTCTACGGCACGTCCGGCGTCGCGGTCATCATGGTCGACACCAAGGGTGAGAACTCGATCATCGCGACACCCGGCGCGAACGCGGCGTTCACCCGGCTCACCGATCCGGAACTGGCCGCGGTCCGGGACGCGGACGTGCTGGTCTGCCAGCTGGAGATCCCGGTCGAGACGGTCACCGAGGCCGCGGTCACCGCGCGCGCGGCCGGCACGCGGGTGATCCTGAACGCGGCGCCGGCCCGGCAGCTGCCGGCCGAGCTGCTGGACGCGGTGGACCTGCTGGTGGTGAACGAGGGTGAGGCCGCGGTGATCACCGGGAAGGGCCGGGACGAGCCGCGCGCGCTGCTCGACTACGTGCCCCGGGCCGTGCTCACACTGGGCGCGGAGGGCGCCTGCTTCGTCGACCGGGACGGCACCGACCTGCGCGTGCCGCCGTTCGCGGTGGAGACCGTGGACTCGACCGCGGCCGGTGACGCGTTCACCGGCGCGCTGGCCGTGGCCTGGGGCGAGGGGCGGGAGCTGTCGGACGCGGTGCGCTGGGCCTGTGCCGCCGGTGCCGCGTGCGTGCGCCGGCTCGGCGCCAGCAACTCGCTGCCGACCCGGGCGGACATCGACGCGCTCTTCGCCCGCCCGGCCTGA
- a CDS encoding GNAT family N-acetyltransferase, translating into MSVTTPDLDAAALLATYDAQLRAHLPDPLPAGATVERDGPLVRLRGLDEGGFITYTDLGGLDGPELDALIARQTALFTELGESVEWKLHGHDLPRDLPDRLTAAGFAPEERETVVVGAVAPLAAAVPVVPEGVRLREVSSRAELDRIARLGETIHPGTSREWWADAMEREIAAGPQSVTIVVAETDDEARTLVCAAWIRYVGGTAFGTLWGGGTHPDHRRRGIYKSLVAYRARLADRRGFTLLQVDASDESRPILERLGFTALTTTTPYVFRP; encoded by the coding sequence ATGAGCGTGACCACACCGGATCTTGACGCCGCCGCCCTGCTCGCCACGTACGACGCCCAGCTGCGGGCACACCTGCCGGACCCGTTGCCGGCCGGCGCGACCGTGGAGCGGGACGGCCCGCTGGTTCGGCTGCGCGGGCTGGACGAGGGCGGGTTCATCACGTACACCGACCTCGGCGGGCTGGACGGCCCGGAACTGGACGCGCTGATCGCCCGGCAGACCGCGCTCTTCACCGAGCTCGGCGAGAGCGTGGAGTGGAAGCTGCACGGCCACGACCTGCCGCGCGACCTGCCGGACCGGCTGACCGCGGCCGGTTTCGCGCCGGAGGAGCGGGAGACCGTGGTGGTCGGCGCGGTCGCGCCACTCGCGGCCGCGGTGCCGGTGGTGCCTGAGGGGGTACGGCTGCGCGAGGTCTCGTCGCGCGCGGAGCTGGACCGGATCGCCCGGCTCGGCGAGACCATCCATCCCGGCACGTCGCGGGAGTGGTGGGCGGACGCGATGGAACGAGAGATCGCGGCCGGTCCGCAGTCGGTCACGATCGTGGTGGCGGAGACCGACGACGAGGCCCGCACACTGGTCTGCGCGGCCTGGATCCGCTACGTCGGCGGCACCGCGTTCGGCACGCTGTGGGGCGGCGGCACGCACCCGGACCACCGGCGGCGCGGCATCTACAAGTCGCTGGTGGCGTACCGGGCCCGGCTCGCCGACCGGCGAGGGTTCACGTTGCTGCAGGTGGACGCGTCGGACGAGAGCCGGCCGATCCTGGAGCGGCTGGGCTTCACGGCACTGACCACCACCACGCCGTACGTCTTCCGGCCGTAA
- a CDS encoding ATP-binding cassette domain-containing protein has translation MPPVIEIAGLRKEYRRLRGGTHRALDGFDMLVEPGQVHGFLGPNGSGKTTTLRALLGLVRADAGEMRILGQSSPDTLPQVIGRVGAIVESPRFFGNFSGRKMLSLLATAGGVPQTRVEEVLSQVGLRDRGKDLIRTYSLGMRQRLAVASALLKAPELLILDEPANGLDPAGIREMRDLIRTLAVHGVTVLISSHILAEIQLICDSVTIISRGRRVLAGPVSDVLASFDHGDFRVRVADLPRAAQLLGAAGVAVTAAPDHLVAHRVTEPARLTELLGGQGLWISELAPLTPDLESVFLRLTGTTPAPDGANQVDDSVLPPAPPPPVNEFSFQPDPAPEVPR, from the coding sequence ATGCCTCCGGTGATCGAGATCGCGGGGCTCCGCAAGGAGTACCGCAGACTGCGCGGTGGCACGCATCGCGCGCTGGACGGGTTCGACATGCTGGTCGAGCCGGGCCAGGTGCACGGCTTTCTCGGGCCGAACGGATCGGGCAAGACCACCACGCTGCGTGCGTTGCTCGGCCTGGTCCGCGCGGACGCCGGCGAGATGCGGATACTCGGGCAGTCCTCGCCGGACACGCTGCCGCAGGTGATCGGCCGGGTCGGCGCGATCGTGGAGAGCCCGCGGTTCTTCGGCAACTTCAGCGGCCGCAAGATGCTGTCGCTGTTGGCCACCGCAGGTGGCGTGCCGCAGACCCGGGTCGAGGAGGTGCTGTCCCAGGTCGGGCTGCGGGACCGCGGCAAGGACCTGATCCGTACCTACTCGCTCGGCATGCGGCAGCGACTGGCCGTGGCGTCCGCCCTGCTCAAGGCGCCGGAGCTGCTGATCCTGGACGAACCGGCGAACGGCCTGGACCCGGCCGGCATCCGGGAGATGCGCGACCTGATCCGCACGCTCGCGGTGCACGGCGTCACGGTGCTGATCTCCAGCCACATCCTGGCCGAGATCCAGCTGATCTGCGACTCGGTCACCATCATCTCGCGGGGCCGGCGCGTGCTGGCCGGGCCGGTCAGCGACGTGCTGGCCAGCTTCGACCACGGCGACTTCCGGGTCCGGGTGGCCGACCTCCCACGCGCCGCGCAGCTGCTCGGCGCGGCCGGCGTGGCGGTCACCGCCGCGCCGGACCACCTGGTCGCGCACCGGGTCACCGAGCCGGCCCGGCTGACCGAGCTGCTCGGCGGCCAGGGCTTGTGGATCTCCGAGCTGGCGCCGCTCACGCCGGACCTGGAGAGCGTCTTCCTGCGGCTCACCGGCACCACACCGGCGCCGGACGGCGCCAATCAGGTGGACGACTCCGTGCTACCGCCGGCGCCGCCGCCCCCGGTCAACGAGTTCTCGTTCCAGCCCGATCCGGCTCCGGAGGTGCCCCGGTGA
- a CDS encoding ABC transporter ATP-binding protein, with product MGSVSEDLVIALESASVVRSGTHLLRDVSWQVELDERWVVLGPNGAGKTTLLNLASGRLHPSTGTVHVLNERLGRTDVNELRTRIGISTAHLAQQIPGEERVVDAVLTAAWSVVGRWRESYEKQDESRGRALLHQFGVGHLADRTFGTLSEGERKRVLIARALMTDPELLLLDEPAAGLDLGAREDLVGRLSTLAMDPDAPATVLVTHHVEEIPPGFTHALLLREGSVVAQGLITDVITGDNLSKAFGLPLVVERSAGRYTARAA from the coding sequence ATGGGAAGCGTGTCTGAGGATCTCGTGATCGCCCTGGAGTCGGCCAGCGTCGTGCGTTCCGGCACGCATCTCCTGCGGGACGTGAGCTGGCAGGTCGAGCTGGACGAACGGTGGGTCGTGCTGGGGCCGAACGGCGCCGGCAAGACCACGCTGCTCAACCTGGCCTCCGGCCGGCTGCACCCGAGCACCGGCACCGTCCACGTGCTGAACGAGCGGCTCGGCCGCACCGACGTCAACGAGCTGCGCACCCGGATCGGCATCTCCACCGCGCACCTGGCCCAGCAGATCCCGGGCGAGGAGCGGGTGGTCGACGCCGTGCTCACCGCGGCCTGGTCCGTGGTCGGCCGCTGGCGGGAGAGCTACGAGAAGCAGGACGAGTCGCGCGGCCGGGCGCTGCTGCACCAGTTCGGCGTGGGCCACCTGGCCGACCGCACGTTCGGCACGCTGTCCGAGGGCGAGCGCAAGCGGGTGCTGATCGCCCGGGCGCTGATGACCGACCCGGAGCTGCTGCTGCTCGACGAGCCGGCCGCCGGGCTGGACCTGGGCGCACGCGAGGACCTGGTCGGCCGGCTGTCCACGCTCGCGATGGACCCGGACGCACCGGCCACCGTGCTGGTCACCCACCACGTCGAGGAGATACCGCCGGGCTTCACCCACGCACTGCTGCTGCGCGAGGGCAGCGTCGTGGCGCAAGGCCTGATCACCGACGTGATCACCGGCGACAATCTGTCCAAGGCGTTCGGCCTGCCGCTGGTGGTGGAGCGCTCCGCCGGGCGATACACCGCCCGCGCGGCCTGA
- a CDS encoding DUF202 domain-containing protein: protein MTQPVHGPGVPIIRTGLAWRRTALSFATVTLLALRLALTSDGGVPVAAAGALAALAACATALVVVRRRVADLRHGRTSLNGRTLLLCAILAVGYALIGAVLMIL, encoded by the coding sequence ATGACCCAGCCGGTGCACGGGCCGGGCGTGCCGATCATCCGGACCGGGCTGGCCTGGCGGCGGACCGCGCTGTCGTTCGCCACGGTCACGCTGCTGGCGTTGCGGCTCGCGCTCACCTCGGACGGTGGCGTGCCGGTGGCCGCGGCCGGTGCGCTGGCCGCGCTCGCCGCGTGCGCGACCGCGCTGGTCGTGGTGCGGCGCCGGGTAGCGGACCTGCGGCACGGCCGCACCTCACTGAACGGCCGCACACTGCTACTGTGCGCGATTCTGGCGGTCGGATACGCCCTGATCGGTGCCGTCCTGATGATCCTCTGA